The following proteins are encoded in a genomic region of Brachypodium distachyon strain Bd21 chromosome 1, Brachypodium_distachyon_v3.0, whole genome shotgun sequence:
- the LOC100821638 gene encoding protein PHOTOPERIOD-INDEPENDENT EARLY FLOWERING 1 isoform X2, with the protein MASKGARSKLDHETRARRKKALEAPREPRKPKVHWDHVLGEMVWLAKEFESERKWKLSMAKKIAQRANMGIVDQATKDEKKQKEGEYRLRKVALNISKDVKKFWTKIEKLVLYKNQLEVEERKKKALDKQLDFLLGQTERYSTMLAENLVDVPHLQTQENGPLQTNLPSQEEVAEPSQTNQPSLEEVADPLQTNQPFHEEVAEENTNALMHDDLDKMEIDDDYNSSLNEEPEDDEHTIDEDEAQITEAERNEELAALQAEADLPLDDILKLYAKTKVSRESSPDSKDTFSKSDLKNLMKDPSNQANGCNHESGGTSSDEGNSSEEVDDSYSYTEFVKKNHGKSNGSISSVGEQGDKDYVAADEGKDDEATLSEEEELAKGDSPDPLDEIKLLQKESEIPLEELLARYQMDGYADGVTTELENSPTHYNEEVNTDMSLDGQSVDILKLNNDMLENHEITDMLERKLVSGNALQPEIVPESSVQGCSVKEDELTDAKVANEETGDSVIDDAAAAARSAQPTGNTFSTTSVRTKFPFLLKHSLREYQHIGLDWLVAMYEKRLNGILADEMGLGKTIMTISLLAHLACEKGIWGPHLIVVPTSVMLNWETEFLKWCPAFKILTYFGSAKERKQKRQGWMKPNFFHVCITTYRLVIQDSKAFKRKKWKYLILDEAHLIKNWKSQRWQTLLNFNSKRRILLTGTPLQNDLMELWSLMHFLMPHVFQSHQEFKDWFCNPISGMVEGQDKVNKEVIDRLHNVLRPFILRRLKRDVEKQLPQKHEHVIYCRLSRRQRNLYEDFIANSETQATLTSGNYFGMISIIMQLRKVCNHPDLFEGRPIISSFDMAGINMQISSSVCMVLDKGPFSQADLSDMNLVFTQNEFNMTSWEVDEVADAFSPGITSRGSGAEFSCSNKDGQRGIGKNIFEEIQKALQEERMKEAKERAASIAWWNRIRCQKRPVYGTNIRELLTIRHPICDVLEKKSNPLCHMEFSSSLADLVLSSVERFNKMLGFIESFTFAIPAARAATPICWCKKRKSPVLLEPAYREQCMNEFSPILSPIRPAIVRRQVYFPDRRLIQFDCGKLQELAILLRRLKSEGHRALIFTQMTKMLDTLEEFINLYGYTYLRLDGSTQPEERQTLMQRFNTNPKYFLFILSTRSGGVGVNLVGADTVIFYDSDWNPAMDQQAQDRCHRIGQTREVNIYRLISESTIEENILKKANQKRALDDLVIQRGSYNTEFFKKLDPMEFFSGHAPLNVEDQQKDRSMPSVVSNETGLALSNADVEAAIRQAEDEADYMALKRLEQEEAADNQEFSEEAAGRLEDDELVNEEAKPDEHCSAEHKHQCSDVDNDKSVALPVNQLDEEKALRLAAGDGDMDMLADVKQMAAAAAAAGQASSSFENQLRPIDRYAMRFLELWDPIIDKAAVNYQANVVEEEWELERIEKLKEDLEAEIDEDQEPLSYETWDVDFATTAYRQHVEALAKKQLLEEQEKQACKAAKELEETNDIIRCHRKKSKKNKRKAGKFKSLKRGRLSSESEAMLDETSVDTMSIDGNAPSPELISDESPHHCSHKRKKMVSRNEEVNSSSRSLKKFKKAPKSNCISESSSHKHLLEGKQLKLMDEVNFSDPKLVSIRSDGRISTPCMPVKRVMVIKPERLKRKGLIWPRDCVPDSWTNEEDAVLCGTVHEYGPVWELASEFLHSIPGGAFYRGRYRHPVHCCERFRELICKHVLSAMDNTNSEKVPSGTGKAILKVSEDQTQMLLNAISEIPNNELLLQKHFMAILSSVWRSKCGHEPRRVTSTCSSALNKPVRLNEKWSMTNYRPTSNLIKTALADAQAQCPRAVLPRNQESGRNYLELVLDFRTDQHAYEADFPSVVNVSILEPEPVKRAIVQVDQSLLSGLSHRNAEKRFRIASEACFDGEGSHWASSAFHVYDAARHKSGPKSVGKHKTSSESGRPAKSKIQRTTEPQDVPTAMNDFLRAPGQLLASAAEFHIAQSLSDFGINDSEFTCFHDLPLETDTEFAPCQYELASLPGIEELDPLSDFTDIG; encoded by the exons ATGGCATCAAAAGGTGCCCGGTCAAAGCTAGATCATGAGACTAGAGCTAGACGCAAGAAG GCTCTTGAAGCTCCAAGGGAGCCTCGGAAGCCAAAAGTTCACTGGGACCATGTTCTTGGGGAAATGGTTTGGCTGGCAAAG GAGTTTGAGTCTGAGAGAAAATGGAAGTTGTCCATGGCTAAAAAGATTGCTCAAAGGGCCAACATGGGTATAGTCGACCAGGCAACAAAGGATGAGAAAAAACAGAAG GAGGGGGAATATCGCCTGAGAAAAGTCGCCCTAAATATTTCTAAGGACGTGAAGAAGTTCTGGACCAAGATAGAGAAGTTG GTTCTCTATAAGAATCAACTAGAGGTtgaggaaaggaagaaaaaggcCCTCGATAAGCAGCTTGATTTCCTTTTAGGTCAGACTGAAAG ATATTCTACAATGTTGGCTGAAAACCTTGTGGATGTTCCCCATCTGCAAACACAGGAAAATGGACCGCTGCAGACAAATTTACCATCCCAGGAGGAAGTAGCAGAACCTTCGCAGACTAATCAACCATCGCTGGAGGAAGTTGCAGATCCTTTGCAGACAAATCAACCATTCCATGAGGAAGTAGCCGAAGAGAACACAAATGCGCTAATGCATGATGATCTAG ATAAAATGGAAATTGATGATGATTACAATAGCTCCTTGAATGAAGAGCCG GAAGATGATGAGCACACAATTGATGAGGATGAAGCTCAAATCACGGAGGCTGAGCGCAATGAAGAATTAGCTGCTTTGCAGGCAGAAGCTGATCTACCACTGGATGATATTCTCAAGTTGTATGCCAAAACCAAAG TTAGCAGGGAGAGCAGTCCGGATAGCAAAGATACTTTCAGTAAGTCAGATTTAAAGAATTTGATGAAAG ATCCTTCAAACCAAGCTAATGGCTGTAATCATGAATCTGGTGGTACTTCAAGTGATGAAGGCAATTCTTCCGAGGAAGTTGATGATAGCTACTCTTACACTGAGTTTGTGAAGAAGAATCAT GGGAAAAGTAATGGCAGCATCTCCTCTGTTGGTGAGCAG GGGGACAAAGATTATGTTGCTGCTGATGAAGGAAAG GATGATGAAGCAACTTTATCTGAAGAGGAAGAGCTGGCAAAGGGAGACAGCCCTGATCCTCTGGATGAG ATAAAATTACTGCAGAAAGAGAGTGAGATCCCACTAGAGGAACTTCTTGCGAGGTACCAAATG GATGGCTACGCAGATGGCGTAACAACAGAATTGGAGAATTCACCTACACATTATAATGAAGAGGTTAATACTGACATGTCTCTGGATGGTCAATCTGTGGACATTTTGAAACTGAACAATGACATGCTCGAAAATCACGAAATAACAGACATGCTGGAAAGAAAGCTTGTGAGCGGTAATGCCCTGCAACCAGAGATAGTACCAGAATCTAGCGTACAAGGATGTTCTGTTAAAGAAGATGAACTGACTGATGCTAAGGTGGCCAATGAGGAAACTGGTGACAGTGTAATtgatgatgctgctgctgctgcaagatCAGCACAACCAACTGGGAACACCTTCTCAACAACAAGCGTACGCACGAAATTCCCATTCCTCCTCAAGCATTCTCTTCGGGAATACCAGCATATTGGCTTGGATTGGTTGGTTGCTATGTATGAAAAGAGGCTGAATGGAATTCTAGCAGATGAAATGGGTTTAGGAAAGACGATAATGACTATCTCCTTGCTGGCACACCTTGCATGTGAGAAGGGGATATGGGGCCCACATCTTATTGTTGTCCCAACCAGTGTTATGTTAAATTGGGAAACTGAATTTCTGAAGTGGTGTCCTGCCTTTAAAATACTGACTTATTTTGGAAGTGCAAAGGAGAGAAAGCAGAAACGTCAGGGTTGGATGAAACCAAATTTTTTCCATGTATGCATCACGACATACAGACTTGTTATTCAGGACTCCAAAGCGTTCAAGCGAAAAAAGTGGAAGTATCTTATTCTTGATGAGGCTCATCTGATAAAGAACTGGAAATCACAAAGATGGCAGACTCTGCTAAATTTTAATTCAAAACGACGTATTCTTTTGACTGGAACTCCTTTGCAAAATGACCTTATGGAACTTTGGTCTCTCATGCATTTTTTGATGCCCCATGTATTCCAGTCTCACCAAGAGTTCAAGGATTGGTTCTGCAATCCAATTTCAGGAATGGTGGAGGGCCAAGACAAGGTAAACAAGGAAGTTATAGATCGGTTGCACAATGTCCTTCGTCCATTTATACTACGCCGATTGAAACGAGATGTTGAGAAACAGTTACCACAGAAGCATGAGCATGTCATCTATTGCCGActttcaagaaggcaaagaaacTTGTATGAAGATTTTATTGCCAACTCAGAGACACAAGCAACACTGACAAGTGGGAATTATTTTGGTATGATTAGTATCATTATGCAACTCAGAAAGGTTTGTAACCACCCAGATCTTTTTGAAGGCCGTCCAATTATCAGCTCATTTGACATGGCAGGAATTAACATGCAGATCAGCTCTTCTGTTTGTATGGTCCTTGATAAGGGGCCATTTTCTCAGGCTGATCTATCTGATATGAACCTTGTATTTACCCAAAATGAATTTAATATGACTTCTTGGGAGGTGGATGAGGTTGCTGATGCCTTTTCTCCAGGCATCACCTCTAGGGGCTCTGGTGCAGAGTTCTCCTGCTCTAACAAGGATGGTCAGAGAGGTattggaaaaaatatttttgaagaaattcaGAAAGCCTTGCAGGAGGAGAGAATGAAAGAAGCCAAAGAAAGAGCAGCTTCAATTGCATGGTGGAATAGGATAAGATGCCAGAAGAGGCCTGTTTATGGCACAAACATTAGAGAGCTTCTGACCATAAGACACCCTATCTGTGATGTTCTTGAGAAGAAGAGCAATCCCTTGTGCCACATGGAATTTTCCTCGAGTCTTGCAGATCTTGTTCTTTCATCAGTGGAACGCTTCAATAAAATGCTTGGCTTTATTGAATCATTTACTTTTGCAATTCCTGCTGCACGGGCAGCTACTCCTATTTGCTGGTGCAAAAAAAGGAAGTCTCCTGTTCTTCTTGAACCAGCATACAGAGAACAATGCATGAATGAGTTCTCTCCCATTCTCTCTCCTATCAGGCCTGCAATTGTCCGCcgtcaagtgtactttcctgACAGACGTTTGATCCAGTTTGATTGTGGGAAGTTGCAGGAGCTTGCTATTTTGCTGAGACGTTTGAAGTCAGAAGGACACAGGGCCTTGATATTTACTCAGATGACTAAGATGCTTGATACTCTGGAGGAGTTCATTAATTTGTATGGGTATACATATTTGCGGTTAGATGGTTCTACCCAGCCAGAAGAGAGGCAGACACTAATGCAGAGGTTTAATACAAACCCgaagtattttcttttcattttatcCACTCGTAGTGGTGGTGTGGGAGTCAACCTAGTAGGAGCAGACACTGTTATATTCTATGACAGTGACTGGAACCCTGCAATGGATCAACAAGCCCAAGACAGATGTCACAGGATAGGACAAACTCGGGAAGTTAACATCTATAGACTAATTAGTGAAAGCACTATAGAGGAGAATATTCTCAAGAAAGCAAATCAGAAGCGGGCTCTTGATGATTTAGTGATACAACGTGGTAGTTACAATACAGAATTCTTCAAGAAGCTTGACCCTATGGAGTTCTTTTCTGGCCATGCACCTCTTAATGTCGAAGATCAGCAGAAGGATCGCTCTATGCCTTCTGTAGTCTCAAATGAAACAGGTCTTGCGCTGTCAAACGCGGATGTTGAAGCAGCTATTAGACAAGCAGAGGATGAAGCTGACTATATGGCTCTGAAAAGGTTGGAGCAGGAAGAGGCTGCAGACAATCAAGAATTTAGTGAGGAGGCTGCTGGAAGACTAGAAGATGACGAGCTTGTAAATGAGGAAGCGAAACCTGACGAGCACTGTAGTGCAGAGCATAAACATCAATGTTCTGATGTGGATAACGACAAAAGTGTTGCTTTACCTGTGAACCAATTAGATGAAGAAAAGGCTCTTAGATTGGCTGCAGGTGATGGAGATATGGACATGCTTGCTGATGTCAAGCAGATGGCTgccgcagctgctgcagcagggCAAGCGAGTTCATCTTTCGAAAATCAGCTCCGGCCAATTGATAGATATGCAATGCGGTTTTTGGAGCTCTGGGATCCTATAATTGACAAAGCTGCTGTAAACTATCAGGCGAATGTTGTAGAGGAAGAATGGGAACTTGAACGCATTGAAAAACTCAAAGAGGATTTAGAAGCAGAAATTGATGAAGACCAGGAACCACTTTCTTATGAGA CATGGGATGTTGATTTTGCTACTACAGCGTATCGCCAACATGTTGAGGCTCTAGCTAAAAAGCAG TTGTTGGAAGAGCAGGAAAAACAAGCTTGTAAAGCAGCCAAAGAGTTGGAGGAAACAAATGATATAATTAGGTG TCACCGCAAAAAgtcaaagaagaacaaaagaaaggcAGGCAAGTTTAAATCCTTAAAAAGGGGACGTTTGTCATCTGAGTCAGAGGCCATGCTTGATGAAACTTCTGTTGATACTATGAGTATTGATGGCAATGCACCCTCGCCAGAGCTTATTAGTGATGAATCACCACACCATTGTTCTCATAAGCGTAAAAAGATGGTGTCTAGAAATGAGGAAGTCAACAGCAGTAGCAGAAGCCTGAAGAAGTTTAAGAAAGCCCCCAAGTCAAATTGTATTTCGGAATCCTCATCGCATAAGCACTTGCTTGAAGGCAAGCAGCTTAAGTTGATGGACGAAGTTAATTTTTCTGATCCCAAATTGGTGAGCATTAGGAGTGATGGCCGGATTTCCACCCCTTGCATGCCAGTAAAACGTGTTATGGTAATTAAGCCTGAGAGGTTGAAGAGGAAGGGTCTTATATGGCCTCGAGATTGTGTGCCTGATTCATGGACTAATGAGGAAGATGCGGTTCTTTGTGGAACTGTACATGAGTACGGTCCTGTTTGGGAGCTGGCTAGTGAGTTTCTTCATTCCATACCGGGTGGTGCATTTTATAGGGGAAGATACCGTCATCCTGTGCATTGCTGTGAGAGATTCCGAGAATTAATCTGCAAACATGTATTGTCTGCAATGGACAATACGAACAGTGAGAAGGTTCCTTCTGGTACTGGGAAGGCTATCTTGAAAGTATCTGAG GACCAAACTCAGATGTTGTTGAATGCGATCAGTGAAATTCCTAACAATGAGCTGCTTCTCCAGAAACATTTCATGGCCATACTTTCTTCTGTTTGGAGATCCAAATGTGGTCATGAACCCCGCCGTGTTACAAGTACTTGCTCGAGTGCACTCAATAAGCCTGTTAGATTGAATGAGAAGTGGTCCATGACAAACTACAGACCAACCTCTAATCTCATAAAGACAGCCCTCGCAGATGCTCAGGCCCAATGTCCAAGAGCGGTACTACCAAGGAACCAGGAATCCGGCCGGAACTATTTGGAGTTAGTTTTGGATTTCCGGACAGATCAACATGCTTATGAGGCAGACTTTCCATCTGTAGTGAATGTGTCCATTCTAGAACCAGAACCTGTTAAACGTGCCATTGTTCAGGTGGACCAATCACTGTTGTCTGGACTTTCTCATAGGAATGCTGAGAAGAGATTCAG GATAGCATCTGAAGCTTGTTTTGATGGGGAAGGATCTCATTGGGCATCGTCTGCTTTCCACGTTTATGATGCTGCTCGGCATAAGTCTGGCCCAAAGTCTGTTGGAAAGCACAAAACATCTTCAGAATCAGGAAGACCTGCAAAATCTAAAATTCAGAGGACTACTGAACCGCAGGATGTGCCAACTGCTATGAATGATTTTCTCCGGGCTCCGGGTCAACTTTTGGCAAGTGCAGCTGAGTTCCACATTGCGCAGTCCCTCTCTGACTTTGGCATTAATGATTCTGAGTTCACCTGCTTCCATGATCTTCCTCTAGAGACTGACACCGAGTTCGCCCCTTGCCAGTATGAGCTTGCTTCCCTTCCTGGTATCGAGGAGTTGGATCCTCTTTCAGATTTCACAGACATCGGATGA